From a single Canis aureus isolate CA01 chromosome 5, VMU_Caureus_v.1.0, whole genome shotgun sequence genomic region:
- the LOC144314670 gene encoding pre-mRNA-splicing factor SYF2, producing MECAARGEDYGKVKLLEISAEDAERWERKKRRKNPDLGFSDYAAAQLRQYHRLTKQIKPDMETYERLREKHGEEFYPTSNSLLHGTHVPSTEEIDRMVIDLEKQIEKRDKYSRRHPYNDDADIDYINERNAKFNKKAERFYGKYTAEIKQNLERGTAV from the exons ATG gAATGTGCAGCAAGAGGGGAGGACTATGGGAAAGTGAAGCTGCTGGAGATCAGTGCAGAAGATGCAGAAagatgggagaggaagaagaggaggaaaaaccCTGACTTGGGCTTCTCAG ATTATGCTGCTGCCCAGTTACGCCAGTATCATCGGCTGACCAAGCAGATCAAACCTGACATGGAAACctatgagagactgagagaaaaaCA TGGAGAAGAGTTCTACCCAACATCCAACAGTCTTCTTCATGGAACACATGTGCCCTCCACAGAGGAAATTGATAGGATGGTCATAGACTTGGAAAAGCA aaTTGAAAAACGAGACAAGTATAGCCGAAGACATCCTTATAATGATGATGCAGACATTGACTACATTAACGAAAGGAATGCCAAATTCAACAAGAAGGCAGAAAGATTCTATGGGAAATACACAGCTGAAATTAAACAGAATTTGGAAAGAGGAACAGCAGTCTGA